The Armatimonadota bacterium genome includes a region encoding these proteins:
- a CDS encoding sugar phosphate isomerase/epimerase codes for MKYYLFAKFFQHLSIDELMAHCAEAGVDGPTAVIREGYWLEPESYAEALPGYVQAAEKAGLEVKFADTSFPMGELARDNTPLKVLADNGIEAVRLGYIAKNDAGHMRDLANLARYLAEGVAHAAEDAGIKAVIQLHGNCYPHNSTAAWPMVKGLDPKYIGIMIDPGNNLHQEGFERWDYQIQLLGEYIAAVGAKDAVRVRSGQPDSPTKGWVSEFVPAFEGQANWEQICAELHNIGFSGPMILMPFYDTDNFPLMYKKFKQEVEYLRNIEKAVGK; via the coding sequence ATGAAATATTATCTTTTTGCAAAATTCTTCCAGCATCTCTCCATAGATGAGTTAATGGCTCACTGCGCAGAGGCTGGCGTCGATGGACCGACTGCCGTAATTCGTGAGGGGTATTGGCTCGAGCCTGAGTCATACGCAGAGGCGCTTCCGGGATACGTGCAGGCGGCTGAGAAAGCTGGATTAGAGGTAAAGTTTGCGGATACTAGCTTCCCAATGGGCGAGTTGGCGAGAGATAATACGCCTCTGAAGGTTCTTGCAGATAATGGCATAGAGGCCGTCAGGCTAGGTTATATTGCAAAGAATGATGCGGGACACATGCGCGACTTGGCCAACCTTGCCCGCTATCTTGCCGAGGGAGTTGCGCATGCCGCAGAGGATGCCGGCATAAAGGCTGTTATCCAGCTTCACGGCAACTGCTATCCCCACAATTCCACTGCCGCTTGGCCCATGGTTAAAGGGCTTGACCCTAAGTATATTGGCATAATGATTGACCCCGGCAACAACCTGCACCAAGAAGGTTTTGAGCGCTGGGACTATCAAATTCAGCTGCTGGGGGAGTATATCGCCGCCGTGGGTGCCAAGGATGCAGTGAGGGTACGCTCAGGGCAACCCGATTCTCCTACCAAAGGTTGGGTAAGCGAGTTTGTGCCGGCATTCGAAGGCCAAGCAAATTGGGAGCAGATTTGTGCCGAGCTCCACAACATCGGCTTTTCAGGCCCAATGATATTGATGCCGTTCTACGATACTGACAATTTTCCACTCATGTACAAGAAATTCAAGCAGGAGGTCGAGTATCTTAGAAACATCGAAAAAGCAGTCGGAAAGTAA
- a CDS encoding DUF4380 domain-containing protein produces the protein MEKKMRIGGMIFLLAAAAILANTNISEGGKVKIDKIAYFNQPNCYRLSNGTVEVIATSDIGPRVIAYRFIGGENILAELGQGAVVKTDLGDWHPWGGHRLWHAPESIPRSYVPDNAPIEVEKVGSNAIRLIQPVEAPTGIRKEILLKLADEGTKVTLIHKLTNEGIWPVELAPWALSIVAGGGTTIIPQEPFIPHEKELLPARPMVLWHYTDLSDSRWRFLKKYICLRTDENLRYPQKIGVLNKQGWAAYLRKELLFVKKFPFVEGATYPDMGCNCETYTDGTFMEVETLGPMVRLNPGASTEHIEEWFLFDGIKAELTDASLDEVLKPIVEKCK, from the coding sequence ATGGAGAAAAAAATGCGAATTGGCGGCATGATTTTCCTGCTTGCGGCGGCAGCCATTCTAGCGAATACAAATATCTCGGAGGGCGGAAAGGTGAAGATTGACAAGATTGCATACTTCAATCAACCAAATTGCTATCGGCTTTCCAATGGCACGGTAGAGGTCATCGCCACTAGCGACATCGGCCCTCGGGTCATTGCTTATCGGTTCATTGGCGGCGAAAATATCTTGGCTGAGCTTGGACAAGGGGCGGTCGTGAAAACCGACCTCGGCGATTGGCATCCGTGGGGTGGCCATCGGCTGTGGCATGCACCAGAATCAATACCAAGGAGCTATGTTCCCGACAATGCGCCAATTGAGGTAGAAAAGGTTGGTTCAAATGCTATCCGACTGATACAGCCTGTTGAAGCACCCACCGGCATCCGTAAAGAGATTTTGCTAAAGCTGGCAGATGAGGGAACTAAGGTTACATTGATTCATAAACTTACAAACGAAGGTATCTGGCCTGTCGAATTGGCTCCATGGGCACTGAGTATTGTGGCGGGCGGGGGGACAACAATTATTCCTCAAGAGCCATTTATTCCCCATGAAAAGGAACTTCTCCCAGCTCGCCCTATGGTGCTTTGGCATTATACCGACTTGAGCGATTCCAGGTGGAGGTTCCTAAAGAAATACATCTGCCTGCGGACCGACGAGAACCTGCGATACCCGCAGAAGATTGGCGTATTGAACAAGCAGGGCTGGGCTGCATATCTCCGCAAGGAATTGCTTTTCGTTAAGAAGTTTCCTTTTGTGGAAGGCGCAACATACCCAGACATGGGTTGCAACTGCGAGACTTATACCGACGGCACGTTCATGGAAGTCGAGACATTAGGCCCAATGGTCAGACTTAACCCCGGGGCTAGCACAGAGCATATAGAGGAGTGGTTCCTTTTCGACGGCATAAAAGCAGAGCTTACAGATGCTTCGCTTGATGAGGTTCTCAAGCCAATAGTTGAAAAATGTAAATAG